From a region of the Deltaproteobacteria bacterium genome:
- a CDS encoding ABC transporter ATP-binding protein, with translation MTLLRLDSVTKRFGGLVAVNQVSLEIDHGQFVGIVGPNGSGKTTLFNVISGVFFPEQGHVFFESKDITRLPPYKRAPLGIGRTFQIPRPFASATVRENIAVGAMFGTLSHRVNVEESLEIADQTIERVGLQDHKDKVAGGLTPVEKKLMEIGRALAMKPKLLLMDEAMAGMHPNDIDDIVSLIKRIAKEEQIAIVAMVEHIMRAVVGMAEKVIVLHRGAKIVDAPTKEALENPKVVDVYLGRPTKES, from the coding sequence ATGACATTACTCAGGCTCGATAGCGTAACCAAACGGTTTGGCGGGCTGGTGGCGGTGAATCAGGTCAGCCTCGAAATCGACCATGGCCAGTTCGTCGGAATTGTGGGTCCCAACGGCAGTGGTAAGACGACCTTGTTCAATGTGATCAGCGGCGTTTTTTTCCCGGAACAGGGACATGTTTTCTTCGAAAGCAAAGATATTACCCGGCTGCCCCCCTATAAAAGGGCCCCTTTGGGGATCGGCCGAACCTTTCAGATCCCGCGACCGTTTGCGTCGGCAACGGTGAGAGAAAATATTGCCGTGGGCGCCATGTTCGGCACGTTGAGTCATCGCGTCAATGTGGAAGAATCTCTCGAGATCGCCGATCAAACCATCGAACGCGTCGGCCTGCAGGATCATAAAGACAAGGTTGCCGGCGGATTGACGCCTGTCGAAAAAAAACTCATGGAAATCGGTCGCGCGCTGGCCATGAAACCCAAGCTGCTGCTGATGGATGAAGCCATGGCCGGCATGCATCCCAATGATATCGATGACATTGTGTCGCTGATCAAGCGGATCGCGAAGGAAGAGCAGATCGCCATCGTCGCCATGGTGGAGCATATCATGCGGGCGGTGGTCGGAATGGCCGAGAAGGTCATTGTTTTGCACCGGGGTGCAAAAATCGTTGACGCCCCCACCAAGGAGGCATTGGAGAATCCGAAGGTGGTCGATGTGTACCTGGGGCGTCCAACAAAGGAGTCGTAA
- a CDS encoding branched-chain amino acid ABC transporter permease, with product MVLEQLIGNLIQGLVLGAVYGMATMGLSLIFGVLQIVNVGHGAFIMVGAFITYWLFTALGLNPIFAVPIAFVFGMALGLLFYYTAMKRLIKAPELASLLVTFSIGVLLQEIVKLIFGSEFRGYNWVVGKINLGITVLPMTKLYAAIGSVLIAVLLYLWFNKTRYGSAMRCVVEDSEGARVCGINVGGVYAMSFGLGIGLTVASGVLLTMFIPVGINPYMGGGYTLKAFVIAVLGGLASPYGAFFGGLVFGLIENGSYTLFALIPGVEPFALTRFFSFMILLAILLVRPTGLLKAK from the coding sequence ATGGTGCTCGAACAACTGATCGGCAATCTGATACAGGGCCTGGTCCTCGGAGCGGTCTACGGCATGGCCACCATGGGGCTCAGCCTCATCTTCGGTGTTTTGCAGATCGTCAACGTGGGGCACGGGGCCTTTATCATGGTTGGTGCGTTTATCACGTACTGGCTGTTTACCGCCCTGGGACTCAATCCGATCTTTGCCGTGCCCATCGCTTTTGTGTTCGGGATGGCCCTGGGATTGTTGTTTTACTACACGGCCATGAAGCGGCTGATCAAAGCCCCCGAACTGGCGTCGTTGCTGGTGACATTTTCCATCGGTGTGTTGCTACAGGAAATCGTCAAGCTGATTTTTGGATCGGAATTTCGTGGGTACAACTGGGTGGTGGGTAAGATCAACCTGGGCATTACCGTGCTGCCGATGACCAAACTCTATGCCGCCATCGGAAGTGTCCTCATCGCCGTCCTGCTCTATTTGTGGTTCAACAAGACCCGCTACGGCTCCGCCATGCGCTGTGTGGTCGAAGACAGCGAAGGCGCCCGGGTGTGCGGCATCAACGTGGGCGGCGTGTATGCCATGAGTTTTGGACTGGGCATCGGCCTGACGGTGGCCAGCGGCGTTTTGCTCACCATGTTCATCCCTGTGGGCATCAACCCCTATATGGGGGGTGGCTATACCCTCAAGGCCTTTGTCATAGCCGTTCTCGGTGGGTTGGCATCGCCCTATGGGGCTTTTTTCGGCGGGCTGGTTTTCGGGTTGATCGAAAACGGCTCGTATACGCTGTTTGCCCTGATTCCCGGGGTTGAACCTTTTGCACTGACGCGGTTTTTCTCTTTCATGATATTGCTGGCCATACTTCTGGTCAGGCCAACAGGGCTTCTGAAAGCAAAATGA
- a CDS encoding ABC transporter ATP-binding protein: MLIVKDLESGYGPMQVLWKPSLTVKAGSITSLLGPNGAGKSTLLATVFGSVAPWGGVVQYADEDVTQLPTHKKVDRGIALVPEGKHLFPNMTVLENLMMGAYLKKALAHRDESMELVYTLFPRLKERRSQTAGSLSGGEQQMVTIARALMTKPRLIMLDEPSQGLAPLLVGEVFETIQKMKEEIGLTVLLIEQNADASLNAADYVYIMHEGQVKAEGTSQEIKASADIRETFLGI; encoded by the coding sequence ATGCTCATCGTCAAAGATCTCGAATCCGGATATGGCCCCATGCAGGTGCTATGGAAACCGAGTCTCACGGTCAAGGCTGGATCCATCACCTCTCTGCTGGGACCCAACGGCGCCGGAAAAAGTACCCTGCTCGCAACGGTTTTCGGCTCGGTGGCGCCTTGGGGAGGCGTGGTGCAATACGCCGATGAAGACGTTACCCAGCTTCCCACCCATAAAAAAGTGGACAGGGGCATCGCCCTGGTGCCCGAAGGCAAACACTTGTTTCCAAACATGACGGTTTTGGAAAATCTCATGATGGGGGCGTATTTAAAAAAAGCGCTGGCCCACAGGGATGAATCCATGGAGTTGGTGTATACGCTCTTTCCCCGGCTCAAGGAGAGACGTAGCCAGACGGCGGGGTCGTTGAGCGGCGGTGAACAGCAGATGGTCACCATCGCCAGGGCCTTGATGACCAAACCCAGGCTCATCATGTTGGACGAGCCCAGCCAGGGGCTGGCACCGTTGCTGGTGGGAGAGGTCTTTGAGACCATTCAAAAGATGAAGGAGGAAATCGGGTTGACGGTTTTGTTGATCGAACAAAATGCCGATGCCTCCCTGAATGCAGCGGATTACGTCTACATCATGCATGAGGGACAAGTCAAAGCCGAGGGCACTTCCCAAGAGATCAAAGCATCCGCAGATATCAGAGAGACATTCCTTGGAATATGA
- a CDS encoding branched-chain amino acid ABC transporter permease gives MKKAQKYAPILPVLMAYIALFVVGKGMTGMWQLVATLLFYCALGQAFNIFMGMTGYVDFGYVAFMGVGTYGMALTITRFADFQGFGVGIIIIGFFAALLFSTLLSLAVGAVALRLRGAYFAIATIGVNEGFRFLIEGARIWNGSEGLIFTAQLNQILGKQSASRLAVFWADVIVFGIAIFAACLTLAYMRSKIGYALTALREDEDAAKVMGINVTKYKIIAFVTSSCIAGLIGATSWALKTPYVFPPEVFEIHYTIEAIIIVLLGGAGTLLGPIVGGLIYGISKYYLSVILPGFQLLIFAPIIIVIIIMFPEGVVGVFRKKIKGTKLERYFM, from the coding sequence ATGAAAAAAGCACAAAAATATGCGCCGATTTTGCCGGTATTGATGGCCTACATCGCATTGTTCGTCGTAGGCAAGGGCATGACCGGCATGTGGCAACTGGTCGCGACTCTGCTCTTCTACTGTGCCTTGGGACAGGCGTTCAATATCTTCATGGGCATGACCGGCTATGTGGATTTCGGATATGTGGCCTTTATGGGGGTCGGTACCTACGGTATGGCCTTGACGATTACGCGATTCGCCGATTTTCAGGGTTTCGGTGTGGGTATCATCATCATCGGCTTTTTCGCCGCCCTTCTCTTTTCGACGTTGCTCTCCCTGGCGGTGGGTGCCGTGGCGCTGCGCCTCAGAGGCGCCTACTTCGCCATTGCCACCATCGGGGTCAATGAGGGGTTTCGGTTTTTGATAGAGGGCGCCAGAATCTGGAACGGTTCCGAGGGACTTATCTTTACGGCGCAACTCAATCAGATCCTCGGCAAGCAATCCGCCAGCCGGCTGGCCGTCTTTTGGGCCGATGTCATCGTTTTCGGCATCGCCATCTTTGCCGCATGTTTGACGTTGGCCTATATGCGCAGCAAGATCGGATATGCCCTTACCGCCCTGAGAGAAGATGAAGATGCCGCCAAGGTGATGGGCATCAATGTCACCAAATATAAAATTATTGCCTTTGTCACCAGTTCCTGCATCGCCGGTTTGATCGGAGCCACATCCTGGGCGTTAAAGACGCCGTATGTGTTTCCACCGGAAGTGTTTGAAATTCATTACACCATCGAAGCCATCATCATCGTTTTGCTCGGTGGGGCCGGAACCCTTTTGGGACCGATCGTGGGCGGACTCATTTACGGCATCTCGAAGTACTATCTGTCGGTAATCCTTCCCGGGTTCCAGCTGCTGATCTTCGCACCGATCATCATCGTCATTATCATCATGTTTCCCGAAGGGGTCGTGGGCGTATTCAGAAAGAAGATCAAGGGGACAAAATTGGAACGGTATTTCATGTAA